In a single window of the Tigriopus californicus strain San Diego chromosome 2, Tcal_SD_v2.1, whole genome shotgun sequence genome:
- the LOC131876864 gene encoding uncharacterized protein LOC131876864 — protein MRFASTSLTILGQWHARHATPCSTSEARLTLRYGRCYKTGSSPHIVGPYPGTDLPAIPGISPNDLDIVRRRDQTHRNNAADKFNAQPRSSPSSLSPGQWVLPETTSDPPSSIPKSRPNPT, from the exons ATGAGGTTCGCCTCCACTTCATTGACGATCCTAGGCCAGTGGCATGCCCGCCACGCTACACCCTGTTCCACCTCCGAGGCCAGGTTGACGCTGAGATACGGGAGATGCTACAAGACGGGATCATCGCCCCACATAGTGGGCCCGTACCCTGG GACGGATCTCCCAGCAATTCCGGGCATCTCCCCAAATGACCTAGACATTGTTCGACGCCGGGACCAAACCCACAGAAACAACGCGGCCGACAAGTTCAATGCCCAACCCAGATCGAGCCCGTCCAGTCTTAGCCCCGGCCAATGGGTTCTCCCAGAGACCACCTCCGACCCTCCAAGTTCCATCCCAAAGTCACGCCCCAACCCCACATGA
- the LOC131892635 gene encoding uncharacterized protein LOC131892635 — protein sequence MADLPKKRLIPSPPFYYTSVDYFGPFEIRVSRNKTEKRYGCLFACMVTRSVHLELAQSQSTPDFLNALRTFYNLRGKPRYLSSDNGTNFRGAEVELRQALSARDRDPLLQEEMLKENIMWQFQPPSAPHFGGIHEALVKSSKRALYKAMTQAQQRQRLREFELRTLLSEVTGFLNSRPLTYVGGDPEDLQALIPNHFLIQRASKNLAPIPVNQKAVNPRGSYRFVQSIVEDVWRLWQSEYLPTLLAGSKWRSQERNLCVGDVVLVVDNI from the coding sequence ATGGCGGATTTGCCTAAGAAGAGGTTGATTCCGTCGCCGCCCTTCTACTACACTTCTGTGGATTATTTTGGACCGTTCGAAATCCGGGTGAGCCGAAACAAGACGGAAAAGAGGTATGGCTGTCTCTTTGCCTGCATGGTCACAAGGTCGGTTCATTTGGAGCTGGCCCAATCTCAGTCGACTCCGGATTTCTTAAATGCCCTGAGAACATTCTATAATTTGAGGGGAAAACCCAGATATCTATCTTCAGATAACGGGACGAACTTCCGTGGGGCTGAGGTCGAGTTGAGACAAGCTTTGAGTGCCAGAGATCGTGACCCCCTCTTACAGGAAGAAatgttgaaagaaaacatcatGTGGCAATTCCAGCCGCCATCGGCGCCTCATTTTGGTGGCATCCATGAGGCCCTGGTGAAGAGTTCAAAGAGAGCCTTGTACAAAGCAATGACCCAAGCACAACAGAGACAGAGATTGCGGGAATTCGAATTGAGGACCTTGTTATCAGAGGTCACGGGATTCCTAAATTCACGTCCTCTCACCTACGTCGGCGGGGATCCAGAAGATCTCCAAGCATTGATTCCCAATCATTTTCTGATTCAAAGAGCGAGCAAGAACCTAGCTCCTATTCCAGTGAACCAGAAAGCCGTTAACCCAAGGGGTAGTTATCGATTTGTTCAATCCATTGTGGAAGATGTGTGGAGATTGTGGCAATCCGAATACCTTCCGACCCTACTTGCTGGTTCCAAGTGGCGATCTCAAGAGAGGAACCTTTGTGTGGGAGATGTCGTCTTGGTTGTGGACAATATATAA